From Pseudomonas sp. G.S.17, the proteins below share one genomic window:
- a CDS encoding sulfurtransferase gives MSIAQLISPLQLAERQEKDALVILDCRFALEDPEYGQRSYAEGHIAGACFADLERDLSGPVSKGKTGRHPLPNPQTLVQRLQVLGVNADSDVVLYDDGPGAFAARAWWLLAWLGKRDGVFILDGGLKAWHAAGLPLSLDAPDKKIGHFNGQPDKSLLIDAEHLQAKLGNPDMTLIDARAEARFRGEVEPIDPVAGHIPGAQCAAFNENLGPDGRFLSPEQLKQRFAAKLQGRAPEKLVAYCGSGVTACHNLFALCLAGYPLGKLYAGSWSEWITDPKHEVATGAA, from the coding sequence ATGTCTATCGCGCAACTGATCAGCCCACTCCAACTGGCCGAGCGCCAGGAGAAAGACGCGCTGGTGATTCTCGATTGCCGCTTCGCCCTCGAAGATCCGGAATATGGGCAGCGCAGCTACGCCGAAGGGCACATTGCCGGCGCCTGTTTTGCCGACCTGGAGCGCGATCTCAGCGGTCCGGTCAGCAAAGGCAAAACCGGTCGCCATCCGCTGCCGAATCCTCAAACGCTGGTGCAGCGTTTGCAGGTTCTGGGCGTCAACGCGGACAGCGACGTCGTCCTTTACGACGATGGTCCGGGTGCATTCGCGGCCCGCGCCTGGTGGTTGCTGGCCTGGCTGGGCAAGCGTGATGGCGTGTTCATTCTCGATGGCGGCCTGAAAGCCTGGCATGCGGCGGGCTTGCCGTTGAGTCTTGATGCACCGGATAAAAAAATCGGTCATTTCAACGGGCAGCCGGACAAGTCGTTGCTGATCGACGCCGAGCACCTGCAGGCGAAATTGGGCAACCCGGATATGACATTGATCGATGCCCGGGCCGAGGCGCGTTTCCGGGGTGAAGTCGAACCCATCGACCCGGTTGCCGGACATATTCCCGGCGCGCAGTGTGCGGCTTTCAACGAAAACCTCGGGCCGGACGGACGCTTTTTGAGTCCCGAGCAGCTCAAGCAACGCTTCGCCGCCAAGCTGCAAGGTCGCGCACCTGAGAAGCTGGTCGCCTATTGCGGCTCGGGCGTAACCGCCTGCCATAACCTGTTCGCGCTGTGCCTGGCCGGTTATCCGCTGGGCAAGTTGTACGCCGGGTCGTGGAGCGAGTG
- a CDS encoding TetR/AcrR family transcriptional regulator codes for MAPRIKTRERIVQNSLELFNLQGERSVSTNHIAAHMEISPGNLYYHFPNKQAIIAELFSEYETLVNTFLRPPGGRLPTVEDKRYYLLEILDGMWRYRFLHRDLEYLLDTDPELADRYRRFSQHCLIQAMAIYGGFVEAGILDMDEVQIESLTLNTWIILTSWVRFLCTTRENSSHLNENAMRRGVYQVLMLEFGYVTAQARDEVSALCSEFYVPLHEALAQTV; via the coding sequence ATGGCCCCACGCATCAAGACCCGTGAACGCATCGTGCAGAACAGCCTTGAGCTGTTCAATCTGCAGGGCGAGCGCAGTGTGAGCACCAATCACATCGCTGCGCACATGGAGATTTCGCCGGGCAATCTGTACTACCACTTCCCCAACAAGCAGGCGATCATCGCCGAGCTGTTCAGCGAATACGAAACCTTGGTAAACACCTTTCTGCGTCCACCTGGCGGGCGTTTGCCGACGGTCGAAGACAAGCGTTATTACCTGCTGGAAATACTCGACGGCATGTGGCGCTATCGTTTCCTGCATCGGGATCTGGAGTACTTGCTCGATACCGATCCGGAGCTTGCCGACCGCTACCGTCGTTTTTCCCAGCATTGTTTGATCCAGGCCATGGCGATCTATGGCGGTTTTGTCGAGGCTGGCATTCTGGATATGGATGAGGTGCAGATCGAGTCGCTGACCCTCAACACCTGGATCATCCTGACGTCCTGGGTGCGTTTTCTCTGCACGACCCGGGAGAACAGCAGTCATCTGAACGAAAACGCCATGCGGCGCGGGGTTTACCAGGTGTTGATGCTGGAATTCGGCTATGTCACGGCTCAGGCACGTGATGAAGTGAGCGCCCTGTGTTCAGAGTTTTATGTGCCGCTGCACGAAGCATTGGCACAAACGGTGTGA
- a CDS encoding coniferyl aldehyde dehydrogenase: MSAEPAWKPATQQPLSELLALQRKAFAANPMPTAGQRRQWLNTLRDLLSAEREALIAAISSDFSHRSADETLLAELMPCLMGIDDARKNLQKWMKPARRKVGIAFQPASAKVVYQPLGVVGVIVPWNYPLFLAVGPMIGALAAGNRVMLKLSESTPATGELLKRLFAQVFPEDLVAVVLGEAEVGIEFSRLAFDHLLFTGSTSIGRQVMRAAAENLTPVTLELGGKSPAIVSVDVPLKDAAERIAFGKTLNAGQTCVAPDYVLVPEDRVEGFVEAYRHAVLGFYPTLTDNPDYTAIINQRQLTRLTGYLEDATRKGARVITLYDQGQDRRMPFSLLLNVSDDMLVMQDEIFGPLLPIVPYNRIDQAFAYINQRPRPLALYYFGYNKAEQQRVLEQTHSGGVCLNDTLLHVAQDDLPFGGVGPSGMGHYHGREGFLTFSKAKGVFIKQRFNAARLIYPPYGKAIQRLVYRLFIR; encoded by the coding sequence ATGTCCGCCGAACCCGCCTGGAAGCCCGCAACGCAGCAGCCGCTCAGCGAACTGCTCGCGCTGCAGCGCAAGGCGTTCGCCGCCAACCCCATGCCGACCGCCGGCCAGCGTCGGCAATGGCTCAACACCCTGCGCGACCTGCTCAGCGCCGAGCGCGAAGCGCTGATTGCGGCGATCAGCAGCGATTTCAGTCACCGCAGCGCCGATGAAACCCTGCTCGCCGAGTTGATGCCCTGCCTGATGGGCATCGATGACGCACGAAAGAATCTACAGAAATGGATGAAACCGGCACGGCGCAAGGTTGGCATCGCCTTTCAGCCGGCGTCGGCGAAGGTCGTGTATCAGCCGCTGGGCGTGGTTGGGGTGATCGTGCCGTGGAATTACCCGCTGTTTCTCGCAGTAGGGCCGATGATCGGCGCGCTGGCAGCTGGTAATCGGGTGATGCTCAAGCTCAGCGAGTCGACGCCCGCTACCGGTGAACTGCTCAAGCGGCTATTTGCACAGGTATTCCCGGAAGATCTGGTCGCGGTGGTGCTGGGCGAGGCCGAGGTCGGCATCGAGTTTTCCAGGCTGGCGTTCGACCACTTGTTGTTTACCGGCTCGACCAGTATCGGCAGGCAGGTGATGCGCGCCGCCGCCGAAAATCTCACGCCGGTGACGCTGGAACTGGGCGGCAAGTCGCCGGCTATCGTTTCCGTTGACGTGCCGCTCAAGGACGCTGCCGAACGGATAGCCTTCGGCAAGACTTTGAACGCCGGGCAAACCTGTGTCGCGCCGGATTACGTGCTGGTACCGGAAGATCGTGTCGAGGGTTTCGTCGAAGCTTACCGGCACGCGGTGCTCGGGTTTTATCCGACGCTGACCGACAACCCGGATTACACGGCAATCATCAATCAGCGACAACTGACGCGCCTGACCGGCTACCTCGAAGACGCCACCCGCAAGGGCGCCAGAGTAATTACGCTATACGATCAGGGCCAGGACCGGCGCATGCCGTTCAGCCTGTTGCTCAATGTCAGCGACGACATGCTGGTCATGCAGGATGAAATCTTCGGGCCATTGCTGCCGATCGTGCCGTACAACCGCATCGACCAGGCATTTGCCTACATCAATCAGCGCCCTCGCCCGCTGGCCTTGTATTACTTCGGCTACAACAAGGCCGAACAACAGCGCGTACTGGAACAAACCCATTCTGGCGGCGTGTGTCTGAACGACACGCTGCTGCACGTTGCCCAGGACGACTTGCCTTTCGGCGGCGTCGGCCCTTCCGGCATGGGCCATTATCATGGCCGCGAAGGGTTTCTGACCTTCAGCAAGGCCAAGGGGGTGTTCATCAAACAGCGATTCAACGCCGCCCGGCTGATCTATCCGCCCTACGGCAAGGCGATTCAACGGTTGGTGTATCGGTTGTTTATTCGGTGA
- the coaD gene encoding pantetheine-phosphate adenylyltransferase — MNRVLYPGTFDPITKGHGDLVERASRLFDQVVIAVAASPKKNPLFPLEQRVELAREVTKHLPNVEVVGFSTLLAHFAKEQNANIFLRGLRAVSDFEYEFQLANMNRQLAPDVESLFLTPSERYSFISSTLVREIAALGGDITKFVHPAVAQALTERFKR, encoded by the coding sequence ATGAACCGAGTGTTGTATCCAGGCACCTTCGACCCGATTACCAAGGGCCATGGCGATCTGGTCGAACGCGCCTCGCGCCTGTTCGACCAAGTGGTCATTGCCGTGGCCGCCAGCCCGAAGAAAAACCCGCTTTTCCCTTTGGAACAGCGAGTGGAGCTGGCCCGCGAGGTCACCAAACACCTGCCGAATGTCGAGGTGGTGGGCTTTTCAACGTTGCTCGCCCACTTCGCCAAGGAACAGAACGCGAATATTTTTCTACGCGGCCTGCGGGCAGTTTCCGACTTCGAGTACGAGTTTCAACTGGCGAACATGAACCGCCAACTGGCACCGGACGTGGAAAGCCTGTTTCTCACCCCGTCAGAGCGTTATTCGTTCATATCTTCCACATTGGTCCGTGAAATTGCGGCTTTGGGCGGGGATATCACCAAATTTGTGCATCCGGCTGTCGCCCAGGCGCTTACCGAACGTTTCAAGCGCTAA